The sequence CGATTCAGAATGAGATTGTAAATCCTAGCAGAGGGTTCTCCATGACAAAACTTATATAAAGTAACATTTAATTGATCGAAGATTCTTTTATTTTACGATGTATTTTTGGTTTTTGGTTAAATGCATTGTTtatcacttttattttatttagtttgtattttaatttgtgcGTTAATATATATTAGCatttaatttgaaatattaatattcttttattCTATGAAGTATTTTTAGTTGAATGTACGATTTATCacctttattaaatttttattttatttagtttgtgtTTTAATTTTTGTGTTAATATATATAGTAGCATTTTTAATTGATCGATTAATCTACCAATAacatatttgaaatattaatattCTATTTTTGCTTTTTGATTGAAGATACGGTTTATCATCTTGTGTTAATAAAATTTGATCAAATTTAGAATATTGGAATATTTCAtatatgcatatctgaattaatcaatatctcATATTTTGGGAAGgattttttcggagatgtatctccgaaaacaccacaaaataaatgttttcggaaatgcatatcagAATTCTgagaaaatctaaaaaaaaaaaaaaaacttcgaaaatacatctccaaAATATGCGTATTTTTGACTTTTTAGCGGGAGTTCTCCCCATAAGGAGATCTGCAAAGAAATTTCAGACATATATGTTCGCTTTTTGGCGTTGAAATACACCCCTTGAAATGTTAACCGTGGGTTGAAATCAAGGCTACAATTCCAACTTCAAATTACACTTAAATAGGCCATCAGACTTCTTTCTTAAACTCTATTTTGTATTCCAAGTAAACCTTTCAAACTCAGTAACTAATTGGTCCATCATGATTATGAACCATCACCCCTCAACCAGACCAGATGGTATACTCATTTTACAATATTTGTTTCACTAAATATACTAACCAGTCCTTCAAACGGTGAGCTTCTATCAAAATAGTCTGGAAGTGATGGCATCCTCTTCCTTCTACTCATCCCACCACCAACGCCTCCTTTCCATGACAAAACTCATAACATCCCACGTAAACCAATCCCGCCACAAACAAGCTCTCTCAATCTTCCACCACATCCACACCACCTTACCCATCCCCCTCGACCCACACGTCTTCACCCTCATCCTCAAATCCTGCACCGCCCTCCACCTCCCCCTCCTCGCCACCTCCATCCACTCCCACCTCATCAAAACCTCCTTCCTCACCTCCAACCACTTCCTCTCCTCCTCCCTCATCAACTTCTACGGCCACTGCATCTCCCTCAACTCCGCACGCAAACTGTTCGAGGAAACTCCTCAACCAAATGTCGTCGTTTGGAACTCCATCATCGCACTCTACTCCCGTTCACAACACATTACATCTGCTATTAATCTCTTTCACCTCATGAATGTACCTCCCAATGAATCCACTTTCAACCCGATTATCGCCGCTTTATCATCTTCATTATCACCAAATCAAAACAATGCTTCGTTTCAAGCTGTGAACTTCTACCGGAAAATGATTGAGTTGAAACTAAAGCCAAGTTTGATCACGCTTCTCGCCCTTCTACGCGCGTCTGTTTTGACTGCGGCTTTGAATTTGATTAAAGAGATTCATGGTTATGGGATAAGGAATGATATTGATTCAGATCCTCAGTTGAGTAGTGGGTTGATTGAAGCTTACGGTAGATGTGGTTGTTTAACGAATTCACGTATAGTTTTTATGAGGATGAGGGAATGCGATAGAGATGTAGTTGTTTGGAGTAGTTTGATATCTGCTTGTGCATTGCATGGGGAAGCTAGGGAAGCTTTGGAGATTTTTCGAGAAATGGAGGTTTCGGGTGTGA comes from Vicia villosa cultivar HV-30 ecotype Madison, WI unplaced genomic scaffold, Vvil1.0 ctg.000745F_1_1, whole genome shotgun sequence and encodes:
- the LOC131630844 gene encoding putative pentatricopeptide repeat-containing protein At1g03510, whose translation is MASSSFYSSHHQRLLSMTKLITSHVNQSRHKQALSIFHHIHTTLPIPLDPHVFTLILKSCTALHLPLLATSIHSHLIKTSFLTSNHFLSSSLINFYGHCISLNSARKLFEETPQPNVVVWNSIIALYSRSQHITSAINLFHLMNVPPNESTFNPIIAALSSSLSPNQNNASFQAVNFYRKMIELKLKPSLITLLALLRASVLTAALNLIKEIHGYGIRNDIDSDPQLSSGLIEAYGRCGCLTNSRIVFMRMRECDRDVVVWSSLISACALHGEAREALEIFREMEVSGVKPDGITFLGVLKACSHAGLDDEALGCFMRMDRDYGVEPNSEHYSCLVDVLSRAGRLYEAYEVIKGMPVKVTAKAWGALLGACRNYGELGLAEIAARALAEIEPDNAANYVLLAKIYASVGRQEEADRMIRGMKEKGVKTTGGSSWVVYSESRD